The Erigeron canadensis isolate Cc75 chromosome 4, C_canadensis_v1, whole genome shotgun sequence genome window below encodes:
- the LOC122597427 gene encoding uncharacterized protein LOC122597427 has product MNTRPTFWKAQCMTRGKNYRGVLDRVPCRWLVAGSNKNRLGLFQITKWVESHNCYGEVISNNNRCMTASMIASEILSRVREDLTLKVRQIQAQVKTTFNVDVSYAKAWNARRLAIERLYGTWPSNFDALPKYVAELQRANPDTVVEWLHSPTSSSHIHTFKYVFWAFGPAIRAFQRCIPVIFVDGTHLKGSYKGKLLTVVTKNANGQLLPVAYGLVDEESNESWGWFLNLFEEHVGSQRQGDLCIISDRHQGILNAVSQIDGWHHRYCLRHICSNVNSHFKNRRIKNLAWVIGSTSQSSKYTWAINTIKGEDDAVWPYLRNIGLDKWTLRHDSALRRWGNLTTNIAECQNNILGKARMLPIRALIESTFTWTRDHFVSQYRKASSWNPPLARKMWQVYQMRERASTSHRVEVFDERTGNYTDQIRSTNQD; this is encoded by the coding sequence ATGAATACAAGGCCAACGTTTTGGAAAGCACAGTGCATGACCAGGGGGAAGAATTATCGTGGTGTTTTGGACCGGGTCCCGTGTAGGTGGCTTGTAGCTGGATCTAACAAAAACAGATTAGGATTGTTTCAGATCACAAAGTGGGTGGAGAGTCACAATTGTTATGGAGAAGTGATATCTAATAACAATCGTTGTATGACAGCAAGTATGATTGCTTCTGAAATTTTGTCACGAGTGCGGGaggatttaactttaaaagttagACAGATCCAGGCCCAAGTAAAAACAACGTTCAATGTTGATGTGAGCTACGCCAAGGCGTGGAATGCAAGAAGGTTGGCAATTGAAAGGTTGTATGGAACTTGGCCGAGTAACTTTGATGCACTGCCCAAGTATGTTGCTGAATTACAACGTGCTAACCCAGACACTGTTGTGGAATGGCTCCATTCTCCAACCAGTTCAAgccatatacatacattcaagTATGTATTTTGGGCATTTGGACCGGCAATTAGGGCATTCCAACGTTGTATTCCGGTGATCTTTGTCGATGGCACTCATTTGAAAGGCAGCTACAAAGGTAAGTTGCTAACTGTAGTGACAAAGAACGCCAATGGACAACTATTGCCGGTCGCTTATGGCTTGGTTGATGAAGAGTCTAATGAAAGTTGGGGATGGTTTCTAAATCTCTTTGAAGAGCATGTCGGGTCGCAGAGGCAAGGAGATTTGTGTATCATTTCAGACCGTCACCAAGGCATTCTTAATGCAGTGAGCCAAATTGATGGGTGGCATCATCGGTATTGTTTGAGGCACATTTGTAGCAACGTCAACTCGCACTTCAAGAACAGGAGAATCAAGAATCTGGCTTGGGTTATCGGTTCCACCTCCCAATCATCCAAGTATACTTGGGCGATAAACACAATCAAAGGTGAAGATGATGCTGTTTGGCCGTATTTGAGGAACATTGGTTTGGACAAGTGGACTCTAAGGCACGACTCGGCGCTTCGTCGTTGGGGTAACTTAACGACAAACATTGCCGAGTGCCAAAACAATATCCTTGGTAAGGCTCGAATGTTACCTATTAGAGCTTTAATTGAGAGCACTTTTACTTGGACAAGAGACCATTTTGTCAGCCAATACCGGAAGGCAAGTAGCTGGAACCCACCACTAGCTCGCAAAATGTGGCAGGTTTATCAGATGCGTGAACGAGCGTCAACAAGCCATAGAGtggaagtgtttgatgaacGAACAGGCAATTACACGGACCAGATCCGTAGTACAAATCAGGATTAA